The following nucleotide sequence is from Deltaproteobacteria bacterium.
TCAGGCGGACAGCCTCACCCTGAGCCTGTCGAATGGGTCGCCTTGAATCTGCGGCATCCTCGACTTTTGCAACGTTAGGGTTAAGATATCCCAATATCCCGAGAACAGAATCATTGGGTCGGGAACTGTGCTAGACACAGCGAGATTCAGATATCTCCTGAGCAAAAATTGCCAGGTGGATCCTAGAAACGTCCACGCCTACATTATTGGAGAACATGGAGATAGCGAGGTGCCTGTGTGGAGCCAGGTCAATATCGGAGGAGTCTCATTTCGCGACTACTGTTCTGTTTGCCACAAGCATTGTGGCGGGAACGAGCGGGACGACATATTCAACCAGGTTAGAAGTGCTGCCTATGAAATCATCAACAGGAAGGGCTCTACCACGTTTGCCATCGGCCTGGCCCTGGTACGAACTGTGGGCAGCATCCTACGAGACGAAAACAGTGTTCTCATCGTCTCCACGTTGTTGGATGGTTACTATGGCATCAGCGATGTCTGTTTAAGCATTCCAGTCATTTTGAACAGAAACGGTGTATCAAGAGCCCTGGATATTATACTGGATGAATCGGAGATCGGGAAGCTGAAAGCCTCTGCAGATGTCTTAAAGGCTGCCATCAAAAAGCTGGATATTTAGGGGATGTGGTCGGCAGGAAATGGCGTTGAACCGGCAGAACTCTATTCTCCCAAGAAGGGTTGCAGAGAGTGGACTAATGAGCACAAGGAGGTATGGGCAATGAAAGAAAAAAATGAATCGATGTGTATGAACCGTCGCCAATTTCTGGCCACAACCGTGGCAGGTTCGGCCATGCTGGCCAGCAGTATGACGGGTTTTTCGGCTCTTGCCGCCGAAGCCCCTCCTTTTGAGCTTCCAACGCTTCCGTATACCGAGAACGCGCTGGATCCTTACGTTTCAGCCCGCACGCTGAGTTTTCATTACGGCAAGCACCACCGCGGCTACGTTGATAAGCTCAATGCACTGGCTAAAGGTACTGGTCTTGTGGGCGTTTCCCTGAGCGAAATTATCAAAACCACGGCTGGTGATGAGAAGAGATCCGCGATTTTCAACAATGCTGCCCAGGCCTGGAATCATGCATTTTACTGGAGGAGCATGAAACCAAAGGGCGGTGGGGCGCCTTCCGGGGAGTTGGCAGCCAAAATCGCAGGAGCGTTTGGGAGTTTTGAAAACTTCAAAAAGGAATTCACAGAGGCCGCCGCCACGCAGTTTGGCAGCGGATGGGCCTGGCTCGTCGTAGACAAGGGTTCGCTGAAAGTCGTTAAAACCGGAAACGCTTTTACGCCCGTCGCTTACGGCCAGAGGCCACTTCTTACTATTGATGTTTGGGAGCATGCCTATTATCTGGACTACCAGAACCGCCGGAAAGAATATATCGGGGCTTTCCTGGATCACTTGGTCAACTGGGACTTCGCGGCAGAGAACATGGCCAAGGTCTGACCGGTCGGGCCCAAAGGTCGTGAGCTTCCTGCGAAGTCTCAAGCACGGGCGCTGCGGAAAAGGATCCTTCGCCTCCGTGGAGGAACAAGATTCTCATGAGATACGTGGGCCATTGGAAAGCGAGAGGCTGTGCGCCGGGTTTCATAGTCAGGCGGCACTCGGAGTAAAAAGACACGATGGACTTTCTTTTGACCGAGGCTGAAGAATGAAAGGTTTGTTGGTGCTCACATGAAAGCCGATTCGAAGATCAGAAGCACGAAGATTGTATGCACCATAGGCCCTGCCACTTCCACGGCGGAACGAATCAGACAGCTCATGCTTGCGGGGATGGATGTGGCCAGGCTCAATTTTTCCCACGGAGACCACGACACCCATCGTGAATCTTTCCGCATCATCAGGCAGATATCGGAGGAATTGGGGAAAGAGATCGGCATTCTGCAGGATCTTGGGGGGCCGAAGATTCGTATCGGAAAATTGCCGGTTCAAGAACGGCAACTCCAGGCCGGCGAAAAGGTCGTTCTCAGTCCAAGGAGCTCATCGGATCCATCCGTTATTCCTGTCAACTATCCTTATATAGTCGAAGATGTCGAAATCGGAAGTCGTATCCTCATGGCGGACGGTCTGATTGAACTGCAGGTTGAAGAGAAACAGGCGGACCGGCTTTTTTGTCGCGTTGTGGTGGCCGGGGTGGTGCAGTCTCACAAGGGCATCAATTTGCCATCAAGCAACCTCAGGGCTCCGGCTTTTACAGACAAAGACCGGGAAGACCTGGCGGTTGGGTTGGGAGAGGGCGCAGATTTTGTGACTCTCTCTTTTGTGCGTCACGAAAAGGACCTGGAACCTGTGCAAGCGATTTTGAACCGGCGTCCAACCCGGCCCTTGTTGATTGCAAAGATAGAAACACCTCAGGCCATCCAGAGGCTGGAGCAAATCCTTGCCTTGGTTGATGGTGTCATGCTTGCTCGCGGGGATCTTGGCGTTGAAATGCCCCTGGAAGACGTACCGATGATTCAGAAAAAAATTATTCGGATTGTCCGGCAGTCCGGCAAACCCGTGATCACCGCGACACAGATGCTTCGGTCCATGGTCAGCAGCCCGCGTCCCACTCGGGCAGAGGCAACGGACGTGGCGAACGCCATTTTGGATGGCACGGATGCGCTGATGCTTTCGGAGGAGACCGCCATGGGAGCTTATCCCGTGGAAGCCGTGAAAATACTGGATAGGATTGCTCGAGCCACTGAACCCTATTTAAAGGAACGGAACTTCCTCAATGAACCGATGTCTGAACCCGTTCCCATGTCTGCATCAGGTATCAGTCGATCCGCCTGCTGGATGGCCGACAATCTTCATGCAGCCGGTATCGTGGCCGGTACGTCTTCAGGCAGCACAGCCCGTTTGGTTGCTCG
It contains:
- a CDS encoding superoxide dismutase, whose protein sequence is MTGFSALAAEAPPFELPTLPYTENALDPYVSARTLSFHYGKHHRGYVDKLNALAKGTGLVGVSLSEIIKTTAGDEKRSAIFNNAAQAWNHAFYWRSMKPKGGGAPSGELAAKIAGAFGSFENFKKEFTEAAATQFGSGWAWLVVDKGSLKVVKTGNAFTPVAYGQRPLLTIDVWEHAYYLDYQNRRKEYIGAFLDHLVNWDFAAENMAKV
- the pyk gene encoding pyruvate kinase is translated as MRSTKIVCTIGPATSTAERIRQLMLAGMDVARLNFSHGDHDTHRESFRIIRQISEELGKEIGILQDLGGPKIRIGKLPVQERQLQAGEKVVLSPRSSSDPSVIPVNYPYIVEDVEIGSRILMADGLIELQVEEKQADRLFCRVVVAGVVQSHKGINLPSSNLRAPAFTDKDREDLAVGLGEGADFVTLSFVRHEKDLEPVQAILNRRPTRPLLIAKIETPQAIQRLEQILALVDGVMLARGDLGVEMPLEDVPMIQKKIIRIVRQSGKPVITATQMLRSMVSSPRPTRAEATDVANAILDGTDALMLSEETAMGAYPVEAVKILDRIARATEPYLKERNFLNEPMSEPVPMSASGISRSACWMADNLHAAGIVAGTSSGSTARLVARFRPACPVVGLTPHLQTQRQLTLSWGVIPASAQAFSDTEQMFELARSWALEHGLARQGDRLVVTAGVPVGTPGSTNLLKVIEIK